The following proteins are co-located in the Microplitis demolitor isolate Queensland-Clemson2020A chromosome 5, iyMicDemo2.1a, whole genome shotgun sequence genome:
- the LOC103578004 gene encoding uncharacterized protein LOC103578004, protein MPNKEQTTYRSVLQFLKNEISPGWAPEYIISDWETAIRNETEAIYPAADPIGCFFHYTQAIQNNWKKRGLVTILKNNLEAQIIKKQIMALPLAPANEIVMLFINIVNKITPQLAITLNDFFGYVFEQWLVKIGPEKLSVHGKSNVRTNNPSESINRDLNRGLSTIKKPTSMQFTRLLVSSVVKSHHQIVSIQKNQKIKFDGRKIGDNVIDRATPIAVQLSNLWSRLKAEKITASTFFKMTSMLLSRVHFNKNIVKLSLNSNISYKWPSEKKTFWFWTHISSKVPYKQNLDGVQCFSADVLKYLIPIARREMKIFNAKIGGNILIDYPLQVKISFNK, encoded by the exons ATGCCCAATAAGGAACAAACAACCTACCGGAGCGTACTgcaatttctaaaaaatgaaatttctccGGGCTGGGCACCAGAATATATCATTTCTGATTGGGAAACAGCAATCAGAAATGAAACCGAGGCTATATATCCTGCTGCTGATCCGATTGgttgtttttttcattacactcaa gcaattcaaaataattggaaaaaacGGGGACTcgtgacaattttaaaaaataatttagaagcgcaaattataaaaaaacaaatcatgGCACTTCCACTGGCTCCGGCAAATGAGATTGtgatgttatttataaatattgttaataaaataacacctCAACTCGCTATAACTTTGAACGATTTTTTCGGGTACGTTTTTGAACAGTGGCTGGTAAAAATTGGGCCCGAAAAATTATCAGTTCATGGCAAGAGCAATGTTAGAACTAACAATCCATCGGAATCAATTAACCGGGATTTAAATCGAGGATTAAGTACGATAAAGAAGCCAACATCAATGCAATTTACAA gATTACTTGTATCATCTGTGGTCAAATCTCACCATCAAATTGTGAGCAttcagaaaaatcaaaaaattaaatttgatggGAGAAAAATTGGTGATAATGTTATTGATCGTGCCACGCCTATTGCTGTACAGCTTAGTAATTTGTGGAGCCGATTAAAAGCCGAAAAAATAACGgctagtactttttttaaaatgacctCGATGCTATTAAGTAGAGTGCATTTTAACAAAAACATAGTGAAGCTgagtttaa aTTCAAACATAAGTTACAAGTGGCCTTCAGAGAAAAAAACGTTTTGGTTCTGGACGCACATCAGCAGCAAAGTTCCATACAAACAGAACTTGGATGGTGTCCAATGCTTCTCTGCTGATGTCCTGAAATATCTAATTCCAATTGCGAGGcgagaaatgaaaattt TTAATGCCAAGATTGGAGGGAATATTTTAATCGACTACCCACTTCAAGTAAAAATAtccttcaataaataa